One Primulina huaijiensis isolate GDHJ02 chromosome 5, ASM1229523v2, whole genome shotgun sequence DNA segment encodes these proteins:
- the LOC140976192 gene encoding uncharacterized protein, whose translation MAEDICLFTKGTVVVKPPKKSPASLRMIVIVFAVVFGVYICSVCLKQTNFLSQTNFLDIKINMRHCHTNSFDRFQFPQLYYPNPTTFSRAECACNPVRLFTILSMQRSGSGWFETLLNSHTNVSSNGEIFSMKERRSNISSILMTLDLVYNLDWLTSASKNHCSAAVGFKWMLNQGLMEYHKEILEYFNDRGVSVIFLFRRNLLRRMVSVLANSYDRYAKLLNGTHKSHVHSDEEAETLSAYKPAINSTSLVDDLKLMEKMVLEALDYFSNTRHIVLYYEDLIKNRTKLVDVQDFLGLPKMELTSRQVKIHKGLLAEHMKNWDDVNKTLRGTKYESFLNSD comes from the exons ATGGCTGAAGACATCTGTCTCTTCACCAAG GGCACCGTAGTTGTAAAACCTCCCAAGAAATCCCCAGCTTCACTAAGGATGATAGTGATAGTTTTTGCCGTGGTGTTTGGTGTTTATATTTGCTCGGTCTGTCTAAAGCAAACCAACTTTCTTAGCCAAACAAACTTCCTGGACATCAAAATTAATATGAGGCATTGCCATACAAACAGCTTCGATAGATTTCAATTTCCACAGTTGTACTACCCAAATCCCACCACCTTTAGCAG GGCTGAATGTGCCTGTAATCCGGTGCGACTATTCACTATTCTGTCCATGCAAAGATCCGGGAGTGGATGGTTTGAGACTCTATTAAATAGCCATACTAATGTAAGTTCCAACGGGGAGATATTCTCAATGAAGGAGAGAAGAAGTAACATTTCTTCAATTTTGATGACTCTGGATCTTGTTTACAATTTGGACTGGCTTACGAGTGCTTCCAAGAATCATTGCTCAGCAGCTGTTGGCTTCAAGTGGATGCTTAATCAG GGATTGATGGAATACCATAAAGAAATCCTTGAATATTTCAATGATAGAGGTGTTTCAGTAATATTTCTCTTCCGGAGAAATTTACTTCGCAGGATGGTTTCAGTGCTAGCAAATTCTTATGATAGATATGCGAAACTCCTGAATGGTACACATAAGTCCCATGTGCACTCAGACGAAGAG GCGGAAACTCTATCTGCATACAAACCTGCAATCAACTCAACATCACTGGTAGATGATTTGAAACTCATGGAGAAGATGGTCTTGGAAGCATTGGATTATTTCAGCAACACCAGGCACATTGTTCTCTACTATGAAGATCTCATAAAGAATCGAACT AAACTAGTGGATGTACAAGATTTCCTTGGGTTGCCGAAAATGGAGTTAACTAGTCGGCAAGTGAAGATACACAAAGGATTATTGGCTGAGCACATGAAGAACTGGGATGATGTTAACAAGACTCTACGTGGAACCAAATACGAAAGCTTCCTAAATAGTGACTAA